The Burkholderia ambifaria AMMD genome includes a region encoding these proteins:
- a CDS encoding OmpA family protein encodes MKNIQLALLASVVSLAACSSASGPTYNAYELQSRDGIRTFRVDCHGILSSAKTCMKVATRMCGNDAVRVVDATTPYRDGADPHSMVFQCGAAPVPVAAAVAPAPAAVEKVSLTGDAYFATDSAVLTSAATAALDKLLNQQGDRHFARVDVDGYTDATGSAAHNQALSKRRADAVAAYLREHGLKADAFAATGHGEANPAASNDTAEGRARNRRVEISLQK; translated from the coding sequence GTGAAAAACATCCAACTTGCCCTGCTGGCGTCCGTCGTTTCCCTCGCTGCCTGTTCGAGCGCGTCGGGGCCGACTTACAACGCATACGAATTGCAGTCCCGTGACGGCATCCGCACCTTCCGCGTCGACTGTCACGGCATCCTGTCGAGCGCGAAGACCTGCATGAAAGTCGCGACGCGCATGTGCGGCAACGACGCCGTGCGCGTGGTCGATGCCACGACGCCGTATCGCGACGGCGCCGATCCGCACTCGATGGTGTTCCAGTGCGGCGCGGCCCCCGTGCCGGTCGCCGCGGCTGTCGCGCCGGCGCCCGCCGCGGTCGAGAAGGTGAGCCTCACCGGCGATGCCTATTTCGCGACCGACTCGGCCGTGCTGACGTCGGCGGCCACCGCCGCGCTCGATAAGCTGCTGAACCAGCAAGGCGACCGGCATTTCGCGCGCGTGGACGTGGACGGCTATACCGACGCGACCGGCTCGGCTGCGCACAATCAAGCGCTGTCGAAACGTCGGGCTGATGCCGTTGCGGCGTATCTGCGCGAACACGGACTGAAGGCGGATGCGTTTGCCGCGACCGGGCATGGAGAAGCCAATCCGGCGGCATCGAACGATACCGCCGAAGGGCGCGCGCGCAATCGCCGGGTGGAAATCTCGCTGCAGAAGTAA
- a CDS encoding DUF3820 family protein, whose product MRTPDLECLVTVTMPFGKYKGRLLADLPGPYLNWLAREGFPRGELGRQLALMHEIDHNGLRELLAPLRKPGYPPADADIK is encoded by the coding sequence ATGCGAACCCCCGACCTTGAATGTCTTGTCACCGTTACCATGCCCTTCGGAAAATACAAGGGCCGACTCCTGGCCGATCTGCCCGGCCCTTACCTCAACTGGCTGGCGCGCGAAGGATTCCCGCGCGGCGAACTCGGCCGCCAGCTCGCGCTGATGCACGAGATCGACCATAACGGTCTGAGGGAACTGCTGGCGCCCCTGCGCAAACCCGGCTATCCACCCGCCGATGCTGACATAAAATAA